The following nucleotide sequence is from Actinomadura graeca.
CAGCGGTGCCCAGCGCCGCGCCCGCGGCCCGTCCCGCCGTACGCCCGGCAGCCCGGCCCGCCTTCCCGGCACCGCCGCCGGATCGCCCGGCGGACCGTCCAGCGCCGCCCGGGGCGCGGCCGCGGCCGCCCAGGCCCGGCATCCGCAGCCCGGCGCCCGCGCTCCGCCCGGCACCGCCCGCGCGGCCGCCCAGCAGCCCACCGGCCCGCCCGGCGCGCCCGCTGGTCCGGCCACCGGCCCGTCCGGCGGACCGTCCGGGCGCGCCCAGCAGCCCGCCCAGGCGGGCCGGTCCGGCACCGCGCCCACCGGACCGCCCGACACCGGACCGTCCGCCGGGCCGTCCGAGCACGCCCAGGCGGCGCCCGGCGTACAGCGCCGCGCCACCGGCCGCGACCACGCCACCGGCGACCACGCCGACCACGCCGACCGCCTGCCACAGCACCGCGCCCAGCACGCTCAGCACGCTCGCGCCGCCCACGACCATCTGACCGGCCGGGACCGCGCGCGCGGCGCCGTCCGGCCCCTCGCCCTCGCCCTCGCCCTCGCCGTCGTCCAGGCGCTCACCCTCACCGGCCGGGACGCCGGTGACGCCGGTACCGACGTCGATACCGTCCTCGCCCTCGCGTGGGACGGCGCCCAGGCCCTCGCCCGGCCCGGACGGCCCGTGCGGGCCGTCCGGGTGCCCGGGCAGGTCGGCGGGGGGTTGGGTGGGGGGTTGGGGGACTCCCCCGGGGGGGTCCTGCGGACCGGTCATCACGCACCCCCCGCGCCCGCGCACGGCAGCTCGGCCCACACCCGGCGGCGCCCGGCGGGCAGGTCGTCCCAGCCGACCGCGCCCAGGCACGCCAGCGTGCCCAGGCCACGCCCGCCCGCCCGGTCCGGATCGGCCAGCTCGGCCGCCGAGGCCACCCGCGGGACCCGCGCGCCGCCCTCGTCGATCACCGCCACCCGCACCCGGCCCGGCAGCACCGCCACCGCCAGCACATACCGGCGGCCCGGCCCGCCGCTGGCGCTGTGACGGACCGCGTTGCCCGCCAGCTCCGACACCGCCAGCTCGACATCGGCCAGCACCGCCGCGGGCACATGCCCCGCCAGCGCCGACCGGACCAGCTCCCGCGCCCTGGCCACCGACCGCGCCTCACCGGCCAGCACCCAGCCCGCCAGCACCGGCTCCCGCACCGCAGCCGTCCCGGCGCACGCCCTGGTCATGACGCACCCGCCGAGATCATCAGCGCGGCCACGAACAGCCACATCACGTGCCAGGACTGGTCCAGGGCGTAGGCGCCGGTCCCGGTCGGCGCGGCGGCGCCGTCGCCGAGGGCGGCGAACTCGCCCTTGCCAACGCGGCGGGCCAGCGCCAGCAGCGTGGACCGCCGGTCGGCCCAGTAGTGCGACACCGCGTCCACCGCCAGCCCGGCCACCGCCGCCTGCGGCGACAACTCCAGGCCCGTCACGGCCGCCATCACGGCCACGGCCAGCACCTTGACCGCGGTCAGCGAGGCGACGTGCCGCGCGCACAGCACCCGGCCCCGCCATCCCGCCGCGCCCTTGCCGCACGCCTGCGCGGACGTCTGGATCCAGTGGTCACCCAGCTCATGCGCGGCGTACAGCGCCGCGAACACCGCCGCGAACACGGCCGCCCCGGCGCTCACGACTCCGCCCCGCTGCGCAGCGCCCGGCGGTGCCGCTTGGCGGTCGCCTCGCTGATCCCCAGCGCCCCGGCGATCTCCCGCACCGACGCACCCGGGGTGGTGTCCAGGACCGCCGCCACCCGCGCCCGCGTCGCATCCCCCGCAGCGCGCCGCGCCTCGGCCGCCGCCCACACCCGCCGCGCACCCTCATCCGGCCCGCCAGGGTCCAGGGCGCCGTCCGGGCCGTCGTCCGGGTCGGAGTCGATGTGACCCCCCGGCCCCTCGATGCGACCCCCGTCCCCGCCAGCGGGGAGAGCGGGCATGGGGACGGGCCCGCCGCCGCCCCGGTCGCCGAGCACCATCCCGCCATGCCGGGGGCACACCCCCTCGCCGGGGGCCTCCCCCAGCCCGGGACGCAGCCCGCGGGCGGCGCCGACCGGCCCGCCACCGGGCACCGGGGCACCCGCGGGCACCGCACCCGCCGCCGGGGGCTCCCGGTCGGCCAGCCACGCCGCCAGCTCGTCCACCCCCGCCCGCGCCGCGACCTCGATCCCGGCATCCAGAGACCCCGCGATCCCGCCATCCCGAGATCCCGGGACCCCGCCCGGCGCCTCGTCCGGCGCCTCGTCCGGCTCCTGGCCCAT
It contains:
- a CDS encoding ATP-binding protein; its protein translation is MTRACAGTAAVREPVLAGWVLAGEARSVARARELVRSALAGHVPAAVLADVELAVSELAGNAVRHSASGGPGRRYVLAVAVLPGRVRVAVIDEGGARVPRVASAAELADPDRAGGRGLGTLACLGAVGWDDLPAGRRRVWAELPCAGAGGA
- a CDS encoding DUF3307 domain-containing protein — its product is MSAGAAVFAAVFAALYAAHELGDHWIQTSAQACGKGAAGWRGRVLCARHVASLTAVKVLAVAVMAAVTGLELSPQAAVAGLAVDAVSHYWADRRSTLLALARRVGKGEFAALGDGAAAPTGTGAYALDQSWHVMWLFVAALMISAGAS